The Solanum pennellii chromosome 7, SPENNV200 DNA segment GACAACAGCTCTGCAGAACATAGAAGACATCGTCCACCATGGAAGTTGTGAGACTATCGAACACGAGTTCATCAATTTTTATAGCTTTTCTCACATTCTCAACCATGAAGTATCCTTCCAAGATCACATAATAACCGGTAATATCTTGCACAACTTTACTGAAATTACCACTCCTAAAAGCCTTTGTGGCACGGGGACCTAATTCGGGATCAACAGAACTCAAACCCCTAATCTTTGATATCATATACCCCGTGTAATCCTCACCCAACTGTGTCAAAGACAAGATCTCCTCCAAATATACTTCGATATCTCTGGGGTCTGGTCCTTCGATTCCAACAGACAGCAAATCGCTCTTGTAAGAATTAATCTCAGAAGTCACTTTCGCTAGTTTCCTGTACTCCATGTACTTCTTTATAATAGTAGAACCACGAGAATCACACTCTTCTTGAAGTTCACATATTGCATAAACAATGCCATCCTCTCCACACAAGCTCCTTAAAGTTTCATCGTTCTCTTCAATAGCCAAGACAATATCTTTGAATAAATTAGTCAAACAGGATACAAAATTAAGCTGGTTCTGGCTGGATCCCTGCTGATCACTCATCATTTCAACCAATTGCTCATACTCAAGGCGCGATCTCATGGCAATTACCTTCTTCAAATACGTCACGTACACTTGCAGTCCCTCCTCCTCCAATGCCAACGGGGGATACAGCCTTATGAACCGCAGAACGGTGGAGTGATCACGCTGATCAACTGCTTCTGCCAATTTACGCCGGACAATCCCTTCAAGCTGCTTCTTAGAGGCAAGGAGCTGGTCTCTCTGGTCAGAAGCAGCTGAATCCTTGTACTTAGCATCAAGTTGAAGGAACGTCTGAACATAATTAGCAGCAGATTCAAAGTCCTCAGATGCAAGTGCCTTACGTACACCGTCTAAACAATTAGAGCGATCAACGATAGCATCTATTCGAAGGAGAGTGTCGTTAACACGCGACTGACCTAGATCGAGCTGACGGACTTTTGCGCTTACCTGATCAGCAAGGAGAGAAGTTGAACTGATGTTGGAGAATAGGTGATCCGCGTCAGCTTTAACAATGTCGAGAACTTGAGCGGATTTTTGAAGGCCGGAAAGCTGCTTGTCAAGGTCAGATCTATGTGAAAGGATAGTATCCAGTTCTAGATCTAGGGCTCGTTGATATGCAATGCACTCGTGGAGAAGTCTAGTCATGTCTCCAACGTCAGTGAGATTCCGCACCTCTTCCAACGCCTCCGGTGTCCCAAATTTCAAGGGAGATGAATCTACATTGGTTCCTTCGTCGGAAGCCATTTTTTCCGGCCAAATTTGACGAATTTCTCGAATCTGTGAGTGTTATTTTGGGTTCATTTCGTGAAGCTTTGAACtatttttgagggaaaattgcaGTCTCGTTTAGAGGAAGAAGACAGGTGAAAAAAATCATACTTATTACAGTAATAGCTCAATTTCTTCCATAAATTACGAAATTAACCACTTTTTACCCAATAGCCAATTTTTCAGTCTGTTAAAAATATagccttttcttttatttctcaacTAGATTACAATTAGTATTAGTCCATAACAGTGTCGTCTAGTTAATTTTCTtcgtttttttttccttttctttttgttttgttgtttgtttgttacatttttttagtTGGTTAGTGTTTTTTATTCATCGTAAAATCACGAAGAGAAAAAGAGActtttatatagaaaatgatttgagCGAGGAgattatttgaatatatagtAAAAAGTCAACGATGATCTTTAAGTTACGAGTATGAGTAAATTATGGGATTTTCGAGCTAGTTATAGATTATGAAATAACGAACAAGTAAATAGTGAATGAAGTACATTGTTGAACTGCAAGGCACATACCATGTAATGGAAACAGTAGAACTACTTGTTCCCTTGTTTTCtgaatttcatttcaaattgaATGATATTTGAGTTTACAAGAAGAGGCATCTAACCTAGATGAGGCATCCTAAGATTTTCAATATTGGGAACTTCATTTCTCCATGCTACTATGACTACATGTGTTATCATCATTCATCTTGAGCAATTCAAACAAATGATGGACTTGTGGCCCTTTACAAAAGAGGAACTCAAATGTGTTGTATCACTATATACATTGCAACAGCACATAACAATGGCCAATTCTCTGCAGCTCTCATCTTCTACAGCATCAAGTATATTTGACAAGCAACCGGCAAAACTCACCCAACGTGATGTGCGGATCATCGCACTCCTCTAGCAATTGATTAAACCTATGCATGAGGAGAGGAGCCATGTATAACCCCAACTATAACTGGCATGCAATAACTCACCTCTAGTTTCTTCACAGGCCTCTCCCCACTTCTTCAAGCGCTGCTGCCATTGATGCTGAGGCCTCCTCGAGTGTTCGTCTTTTCTGAACTGAGTTGAAAGCCTCCAGAATATCACCCACCTCAAAGTCATCGAAATCTTCAACCCCAATACCACACTCCAGTCCCGCATTAACCTGTCAAAAACGGAAATGATAGTATATCAGGACAACCGAGCAAACAATTTTTGGCTACTTGTGTAAGGATATATGAATAGCCTGAATTTTAACGACAATATAGAATTTAGACGAAATAGAAATTTAGGACTCCGGTTTCAACAATTGTTAATTTTTATCAGTCCTTCACCAAGAATTGGAATAATACTTCCCGCATAAATCCAACAATGAACCTCTCTATCTCAAGGGCGAAAGACCTATTTGCCTGGAATAACTGACAGCATACACAGAGGAAGAAACTCCAGATGaatgattttttatgtataatgcaaaataaaaagaaatccaAGTTGATGAAGCAGCTAAGGGGTAAAAGTTAATCATGGAAATGCAGTTAAAGAGGGTCTCAGTGCCACTTGCCACTTCGACTTGtaagttttctatttttagtcaaaGACAAGATACGATAACCTAACTAGTAACTACACTTCAAAAATTCCAGAATATCAAATTGTCACTACAGGACTCTTCTCAGCTTCAAGCAAACCTCGACCGAAAAATTTCTGTAACTGCCGTTGCTATCTGCCATGGAAGGAGGTTGCAGGCGAGGAGGAAAGAAGAAGACCAGATAAAAGAGTTGTCCGGTTGCAGCGGTTTTTATGATTCAATTGGGAAGTATACAAAAAGCGACAAGGGCTTTTTCATATTCGAGGAGATTTTAGCTGAATGATGGGGAAATGCTTTTGTATATAGTAATATTCAACTGCTGGAGTATCTTAGTGCcaaacaactaaataaaaaatgtacaaGACACATAAATGCTACGATCCAATTATCTGTAAAGTCAGCAGAAAGAGCTAGCATGTTTCACCAATCATATAGCCTTAATTAACACTAAATAAGTTGCTTAAAAGCACACAAAAAgcatttttccatttttctttttctttgcctTTGATTATTGTTTCTTCTTGATATAGAAAAACTGAAGGCATAGTATTCTTTTTCCCCTAAATTATCTAAACAAGAAAAGTGTTTGTTTGTATACCTCTTTCACAGTTTCCTTCACCCGTCTTAAAGATTCGACCACACCAACATGAACTGCTTTGCCTTTTCTAGTGACACGAATACCACATTCTTCCACTACTTTTCCCTCTGTTACCATGCATCCAGCAACACGACCACTACCACTGCTGAAAACAGCACGTACTTCTGCTGAACCAATTGGCACTTGTTCCTGCAAACATACGAAGAGAATCACATCATTTTCAAATACTTCGAAGTCCATAGGATCAACAGAAAACATGATaacattttgatatgaaaagggaaaaacaaaaaaaacaaaaagataacATTTTCCCACAAAAAAGGTTGGTAGATATGTTCCTTTTCCACCAAAAACTCCAATTATTTGAACACTTTAAAACTCTAGTGAAGCAATGAGATTAAACCCTTGAAACTCTACAAGTTACTGTAATCTACAATTCACCCCTTCCCCTCGATCCACAGGTAATTTCAGCAAGAAACAGAATGCAAATTTAGCATCATGAGATGAAGAGATCACA contains these protein-coding regions:
- the LOC107026258 gene encoding conserved oligomeric Golgi complex subunit 4 translates to MASDEGTNVDSSPLKFGTPEALEEVRNLTDVGDMTRLLHECIAYQRALDLELDTILSHRSDLDKQLSGLQKSAQVLDIVKADADHLFSNISSTSLLADQVSAKVRQLDLGQSRVNDTLLRIDAIVDRSNCLDGVRKALASEDFESAANYVQTFLQLDAKYKDSAASDQRDQLLASKKQLEGIVRRKLAEAVDQRDHSTVLRFIRLYPPLALEEEGLQVYVTYLKKVIAMRSRLEYEQLVEMMSDQQGSSQNQLNFVSCLTNLFKDIVLAIEENDETLRSLCGEDGIVYAICELQEECDSRGSTIIKKYMEYRKLAKVTSEINSYKSDLLSVGIEGPDPRDIEVYLEEILSLTQLGEDYTGYMISKIRGLSSVDPELGPRATKAFRSGNFSKVVQDITGYYVILEGYFMVENVRKAIKIDELVFDSLTTSMVDDVFYVLQSCCRRSISTSNINSVIAVLSSAVSLLGGEFNEALQQKVREPNLGAKLFSGGVAVQKTGTEIATALNNMDVSGEYALKLRHEIEEQCAEVFSAPADRERVKSCLSELNETSNGFKKALNIGLEQLVATVTPRIRPVLDTVATISYELSESEYADNEVNDPWVQRLLHAVETNVAWLQPLMTANNYDSFVHLVIDFVVKRLEVIMMQKRFSQLGGLQLDRDIRALVSYFSNMTQRTVRDKFARLTQMATILNLEKVSEILDFWGENSGPMTWRLTPAEVRRVLSLRVDFKSEAISALKL